ACACTCGACACAAGGTATCGCTTTGACAGTACGTAGCACTAATAAATTTATTCAATACTCCAATCAACATGAACTAAACTAAGCACGAGAACAGCTCAAGCGATAGGAACGGCCTACTGGTCTTTGGATTTTTGACTTAGGTCCTTCGGGGCACTAGGCGCGGCCGCAGCGGCTTCTTCATCACGACGGTGAACTCCGGCTTCTCGGCGAAGTCCACCTCGTTGCCCGGAACCTCCTGCCACTCGAACTCCCTCACCATGTTGGCCACGAAGTACTCGAGGTGCAGCATGGCGATGCCGACCCCGGCGCAGATCCTCCTTCCGACGCCGAACGGCATCATCTTGATCCCCCGATTTCCGGTGACGTCAATCCCTTCGCCCGCGCCGCCTGGCAGGAACCGCTCCGGCATGAACTCCGTCGGCTTTTCCCACTCCCGCTCGTCCCTGCTCATCTCGGCCACCATGAAGTTTATCGTCGCGCCCTTGGGGATCAGGTACCCGCCGACCTCCGTGTCCTCCGCCGCGGTGTGCGGCAGCACGAAGTGCGCCGGCGGGTGCTTCCGGAGGCCTTCGAGGACCACCGCCTTGAGATACGGCATCTTGTTGACATCCTCCTCCGAGACCTCTTCCTGATCGTCTCCGGTGGTGGCGCTGATCTCTTTGTAGAGGGTGTCCTGGATCGATGGGTTCTTGACCAGCTCGGCCATGATCCACTGCAGCCCGGTGGAGGTGGTGTCGGTCCCGGCGTCCATGAACTCGGAGCAGAGGTTGACCAtctcgtcgtcggtgagcgggcggTCCCCCTCCTCGGGGAGCTTGATGTCGAGCAGGGTGTCCACGTACGAGTGCTCGAACCTGGTCTCCCTCCTGGGCTCGCCGCCGCGGCTCTTGTACTCCCGCCGAGCGTCGATCAGCGGCACGAACAGCTCCATCTTCCGCCGCTTCATGGCTTTTACGTTCTGCAGGCGGTCGCGGAAGAGGTGCTTGGTGACCGACGGCAGGAACGAGAAGACGGCCATCTTCCTCGACCTGTAGATAAGCGGGTCCCGCTGCGCGGTGGCGATCGCGCGCACGGCGGGCTCGTCGAGCCGCTCCCCGAAGCACATGAGCACGAGGAGGCAGAACATGGCGTAGTGGAACGTCTCGACGACGGCCGCGCCGGCGGCGGAGTCGTCCCGCAGCTTCTCGGCGAGGACGCGGCGCACCCAGGCGCGGGCCGGCGCGAAGAGGCGGACGCGGGACGGGTGCAGCGTCTCGGCGACGAGGTTGCGGCGCAGGAGGCGCCACACGGGCCCGTAGCTGGCGCGCGTGATGAGGTTGTCGCTCTCGCCCAGGAGCCTGGCGGAGGCGAGGGCGGGGCGGTTCGCCAGCGCGGCACCGCGCTCGACGAGCGCCGTGTGCGCGAGGTGGCGGTCGGCGACGAAGATGGCGAGGCGTGAGCCGATGCGCAGCGACACGATGGGGCCGTACTGCGCGAAGAGGCGCCGGAGGATGGGCTCTATGTCGGCGGGAGAGTTGGTCAGCCACACCACGCTGCCCAGCACCGGCACGGACGGCGGCCCGGGCGGGATCCGGCGCCGGCCGCGGAAGAGACGGAGGAGTAGGATCAGCGGGATCGCGATGAGGGCCGTGCCGAGGAAGATGCGCCACGCGTCCATGGCGAGCGTGTGGTGGTGCTCCGCCCTTGCGTCCTCGAATCAATGCGATTATGTGAAGGTGACACTGAAACCGTGTGGTGGCAGTTTACTTGGCGAATTCAAGGTGTGGAGTCATCTTATAATGGGGGTCTTCGAGGTGGTGCTTGGGAAGGAAGGAACGCAGCGGAACCAATATAATGGGAGGTTCGGTCGTATGCTTACGTCAGGGCTGATGAACTTGGAATCATGGAAGAGCCTTGTCAACTTAGATCGGCGCACCTCTGGATAGACTTGGCACTTATGAATTGCTGCTCAAGGAAAGGGAATGCACCTCTAGATAAGTTGGGCAGAAAAGAAAATGACACATAATTAAGTTGGGCAGACAAGAAATGACACATAATATCCACATTTGAAATGTTAATATGCATCTAAACCAAATGGGCCACCGATCTGTGTGATGCAGTTGAGTGTATCCCTTCAGAGACGATCACAATCATCTGTAACTACAGTGTAGATCAACTTAAAATAATTTCGTTTTATTTTCATGGAAACCGTCGTTTTATTAACATGGAGCATTTGCACTGTTAGAATTAATTTTAATTAATTTTTTAAACGAAAAAGGCCTCGTGTCGCCTCCCGAGAGGCAGCTCGGGTGGAACCCTTATTTTCCTCGCTGCAACCCCCTCCACCTTCCTCCATTCTCCGCAACTAACCGATTGAGGCCACAAGGGAAATCCTGAGTGGCGGATGGCAGCGACGGGGCCATGGTCTCCTACAACGGCTTTTCTCAGGACAAATCGATGGCCCATCTCAAGGCTTAGCCCTCCCTCCTCCCTCATTGTGGCAAGGCCCGCGTGGCTCCGTGGAGGTGCTTAGGGGCGGTGAGGCATGCAGTGGTGTTGTGTTGCGATACGAGCGACGCCCTGGTGATGATGAGATGCTAGATGTGCATGGTGGGACTACGGGCTAGATCATGGCCCTTCCGATCCGCGAGGGcagttgtggtgaccctgcataccactgcatgttgtagtatgccaacattcacgaagtaccattccacaaatattacatccctcagagtagtacaacagaacatagcaggtccataactcattcatttattattacaagcacaatgtacatatcatctcggagctcctcttgggtcctaagagggatactcctgggttcgaggcgaacccaacttagcttataacacaagagtcttactaagtggtacatttattccttcgagcagctaaatattaagagttcgtactgctcggatactactactacttggttagtctagacttgatctcctccggaatcctccccggttccgtagactataaggtagtctacgccttcaacacctccagagaggtctggttcttcatagccgatgatctcggctccttcagggttgtcgttgtcctcctccagatggttcagacaatctaagcaggggatttaagagtgggatgagtacgagcgtactcaacaagttcattatagataagaggtgtttaatgcactagctacgatattagaccagaaagtctaataccaaatgcaggttttgataaatatttcttcaagaggtttcttttatttcaaagaactatgtccgtcagccttcaccggtttactagaacttcatggagctcctttccggccgcgttcgtagttccatatcccggaacagcgagtgacaggtcacggttctttacactctgcagatgtgtgttgctttacccataagagatcttaaccttggtgccaaccgggcagctttcccgtccacacttcctttcgtGTGAggtccggtataaggtcatagccaattatattcctccgctacctcgcacacccaccctttgttgcaggccccgaccctgggtcctcgccggtcccattattcccatatttcagggtggaccccgaccacgacaacagttctgggctcataccataaactccttcgccggtagctgcaacccctcatagaccgcaataccgtggggacttagctggcttccccaacctaccgcttgcacttcggcgacaagtgtgctacggacaaagccgtggggacttaattggcttccccagcctaccgcttgccccgacagatgacaagtgtgctacggtaaagcgcgtccgttgatgtacaagaggtggaaatacgattgactattccgtcccactccagatcttatggttaacacgggtattacggcacaagaatcactggcgacatttgttgtttaatcctagatggatataaacccttgcaatggaacctccaccatatcaacataatccatggttccattgcccaccacatagtcatattcatagttatgaaaatagtggttttggtttttatgcaatagtgataaacatagtactttgcaagtaatttgataaaaatactcaaatggtatgagcaagtgatgaacttgcctgaatactgcaaagtgttgcagttggatggtgtggactgacccttgtcctctgttgctgaaaaatagcatcattgtccgataagggcaatggttaaagaagcattaatgcatgattccagttttagggtttgttccccccttccgatgtcgttattatttcatgtgagaggttaatactaagaataatttgggaatacTCTGTTTAgagcaaaatacaaccttgaaatgttgtcaaggtgttttttaaagtccaaaagaatttatggacttattttcattattgaaaataatatatgtgatttaaatgattattttaatcatcaaatttgaaattattcttgtttatcttcaaaaattctatttcatattttattatgatagagtttttaatactgagtggttttcatatttttaattatttttttagagctattaaacatttcttgtgcaatttcaaagtttctgtattttaaAGAATTGTGAAATGacacaattgcccctgggcccacatgtcagtgcgGCCCAGCGGATTGGGTTAGactagctcgggtccaaccgacccgagcggtcgctcactctctcctcctcgcgccgcttcgacgaaaccctaatcccctttctctCTCTAGCGACTtgcgtcgccctcgccgtcgccggccgattccggcggacTCCGGCcaccatggccctcgccatggggcgcaattgAACCGCCACGTGACGGCGATCCTTTccctccgcgtcgatctggagcaggcgctgctcccgctcgtcctcgaccctcttcgccatggctagggttacgggatcgtgGCGATCCCGCCGCTCCTTGGGTTCCAGGCGCGATGGCACCGCCGTGGGCCTTGCCGCGGTGGTGTGGGGCGCTGCGGCGCTTGACGGagcatggcctggcctggccaggtgctaccgagcactcggcgcgcgccgccgtggccgccatggccgcatctGTTCGTCTGCTCGCCCCGGGTACGTGCGCCACCCTTCTCTCTCACTCTTTTGTGcatattcttcttcttccttctcctgcTCTGGCCCAGGCTGCTCCATCTCGTGGAGAAGCTTGCCGTGCCCATACACTGATGTTGTGCCATGCTCGAAGTGCCGGCCTCATTTCTTGTGTTGTTGCCGTGTTATTTCTTTGTCTTTATTCTTTGCTATCTCGTTCATGCTCTTTGGCCctactggccttggccattgttgcCCTGGCCATGCCAGTGCTTTCCATTCTTGCTAGATTCTTGCTCTGTGCTTTTGTTCAGGTTATTATGCTTGCCAGACACTCAAGTGTGTTCATGATTATGGTCTTGACTTGATTACAGTGTGTAGTCCTTGCAGTTTTGCAAGTGCCAGAACAATTGTGTGCTACTTCTTGTGCtcaattcatgattatgctcaattgagcattactatgGGCTTAACAGTGTTATTCAGTAATGAATTGATGTGTGCTTTGCTTGTGTaatatgatccagtggttcatcaatcatttgatgtgctactggatacaatcataaattaATTATGTGATTATCTATGATATAACTGTTGCTTGCCCCTGTCAAGCTTTTGTATGCTAAGgcaagccctgatgatcatatgatcatcaatgCTTGATGACTCTCTGCTGTCCTATGGCTTGTGTTTCACTGATGCTCTTACTTGGCCTGTGTGTCACTCAAGCCTGTGCTGGTGCATGCTCTTGCTTACCCCAGcacctgctgttgcttgcagtgatcatctagatcatttgcaagtgtctgtCTCATTGGTTGCTTGTGTATTTCAATTATCTATCTAGTTTGGCTTGATCatatggataattgatgtgaactgctctGCAGTTATGATCATTTTATTGAGTTTggtagggctagatggatgccaacacttggttgtgtaccctagccctccttttgaaccctacagggtgatgatatctgtgcatgGCTTCTTTGTTGGGATTggttaagtggttgaggtggccttgacagcaattctttgctgttaaggtagctcccacccttgttggctagCTGTGACTCACtggatgctttctgggtgatccttttgttggattgccagtagcttttgatgttgaaatcaaatagacaatgatttgtctaaaCTCTGATGGTTTATGAACCATTTAGTGCTAGGTGAATTGCAATGGCTGGTTAGGGATTaaatccttgttggatttctctggttgtgtcactgtgttgacacaaccagtgttccctggatgatttccttCTGGTTATTCttcatttgcttgcaccaaatggctggatagccagatgatgatacaagcaGGGTTCTACCCTCTTTTGCTTCTGTGACTTGTGCATATGCTGGATTTAtatgagcaaaaccttgcttgctcatgatttattggtatacctcactccagctcctagaaatgtgttggtgtagaggtttagctgctggttgatttcttggcttgccctgctcctccttgcaagcttgatgcttggttaatttctggtgattatggaataggtgagacagctctggctgttcacctgttcttgctgttcttggtgtgcTTACCCTTGTGGAGATGCTGCCGGTgaacagctagggtttggctcaaaaaaggttatatatggtcctcccttgctctctctggtcgacagcagtggtaatttcatttggtgactcctctctgtgCTGGTGTGCTGtgttgcatgcacacatgcagtgtgagttgcctgtgtgtgtgtgtatacctgatgctttgcacttggatgtgagaggatcagctcggcagctgttagtcatatcctctccaatttccatttctttctaacctgccaagtggcttgtgTTTGCTGTGATTTATGCAGggatcaagatgatgatcaaatggacatgaagatcatcaagtccaagaCTAAATAAAGATTAATTTGTAGTGTTTAGGATAGAATCtgacattgtacttttcttttattttctttttctattttgccaattcttgtaatgtgttgtactaTTTCTTTATTTCAATttggaatattgtaaagacaatgtatcttgtgtgataatcaataaagctcaaggttttctctaatgagctttacttattatttgtattgtttagATTGTGTATTTTttataattgtttattgaattatctcaagtttgaattatgagatatctatttgatgtttgaatttggaattcaaattcaactttaggtttgaattcaatcatgcaacttaaaattgaattcaatcatgcaacttaagtttgtgatgcaatatctcttctctcttctccaaaaccctagtttagttgaataagagcaagtttgtcgcactctcgaaaccctaaccatgtaaggtgtcgagagagaaacatgtcccccttcgatgcagttttgttttaaaagcgcgaaatttccccagaatttacgatgcaatgcacatccctttctaaaatctacccctcgatcgtctctaaacctgggacattacagcagtGGTGAAGAAAGTGCCAATGTGAGGAGGCCTGTCTATGGTGCAGCGCAGGGACTAGGAAAGCACTCCGGTCGGTGCTGACGACGGCGACGCCTTTGGCGTGGTACTCCTTCATTGTGTTGTTGTAGAGTTTCAATTGCATCCGACGCTATTTGTTCCAAGATCTCTGGGTGAAACCGTAAGCTCCATCGGGAGCACGTAGCGGTGACATACACATCACTACCTTGTTGGAGGCCAAAGGTACCATTTTTCTTCATTTTTTTCCTCTCTTGTTACTCCATCGGGAGTATGCTTTTTTGTTTTGTATTTTTTCTTCTTGTTATTTAAAAGCATATGTATTTTTTTATTGTGTAATACATGACAGTTTTTGAACCACGGGAACATTTATATTGAACCGCATCAACACTTTTGGTATTTATAGGAACCTTATTTCTACACTGAATGTTTTTCAACCTCATGATTTTTAAAGCCTTGTGAATGTTTTTCAACCTCATGAGATTTTTTTAAAGCCTTGTGAATATTTTCCAGACTATTTCAGTATATAGGACTTCTTGTCCGCGGGACCTAACTAACTACCCGATCGATGGAAAATAACTTTATAAAACCTTGTAAACCTTTTCTGAATCGTAGGAACAATTGTGTAAACGATAAGCTTTGTGATTTTTAAAAATCTAACATCTTATCTCAACTGTCCAAAATGTCCATACGAATATTTACAAACAGAAAACATGAACAAAAcataaaaagaagaaaaagaagtaggaaaaagttaaaaaaaaatgaaaatcggAGCTAGTGAGCGTCAAATTGGAGCTCCCGGCAAAAAGAGCCCCCAAGGAGAGCCTTGTCCTTGGACACTGGACGCATCTGGGCCTTGGCCCTTGGGATGGACACGTCTTGCTGAAACTGTTTTCGTATCGATCTGGATCTGCAAAAGGCGTCGCTTCGTAGCCGTTAAAATTTCTGATCGTAGCCACGAAACGAAACTTTACACGAATCGACCTGAGCACCTAGGGCACCTGCATCCCGAGTCGGGCTGGAGGCCGTGCGACTCGAGCCTATAAGTACTCGCTACGCCCCTCTCCCTCCGTAAGGAACTTTGTAGGCAGAAAGTCCACCCAAAGATCAGCCCTAGCTAGCACACGTACAGCGATCAGTCGCCACAATGGTTCCGCAGGAAGAGCAGGTGGTGGTGATCCTTCAGTGCGTCGACTTCACCAAGTTCGCCGTGCCGGCGTCGCTCGCTGCACGGTCGACGCGAGTCGCGGAGGCGTTGGGCGCCGGGGAGCGCGTAGTGGATCTGCCGCGCGGGGTGTCCGGCAGGGGCGTCGCCACGGCGGTCGCCTACTACGAGTCCCGTGCCAACGCGGCGGCGCGTGGCGAGGATCTCGGGGAATTCGACGGCGTGTTCGTCCGTGGGCTGACGCACGACAAGGCGATGGACCTAATCCCAGCGGCGCACCACCTCGGCGACGAGGATCTCTTCGGCCTCTTGGCAGCTAACCGAGCAAATTAGCGGCGGTAGTATTACAAGATTATTAGACGGTTAATTCCTGTAAAACAAATATTGTTTTCTCCGCCCCGAAAAAGATATCAAAAATTTGTGTGAATCTAGATCTATCTAGACACTATTAGATACATTCCAATTTAGACAATTATGTGACATGTTTTTTAGGGTGGAGGGACTGCTTTTTATTTATATCAATCGACTAAGTATTTCTTTTTGTATAATGTTATCTTGATTCAGTTATGTAAGGTTTAACGTTTAGTTCACAAACACATTGCCAAAATGTTAGTCTTTCCCCACGTGAGCGATCGAGACACTTGAACCTAGCGCCGTCCACCGTACCTCCCCTCACCCCCTCCTCCCCAACACCACCGACGAGCTCTGCCAGGAGAATGTTGGCCTTCTTCTACCGGCGCACATCAAGGGCTCTCCGATACCATCTGGAGGGTCAACTCACTTGCCTTGCTAAGGTGGAGTGTTGttgttggtgcatccactatataTTGTGAATCGCATATCTCAAGATGTGTAAAGCTAGGAGCTCTCAGCCTAGGGACTCTTTGCCGTGTCAGCTTTGCCGAGTGCTATACATGGAGTAGCCTTTGCCGAGTGTTTTTGGTTGTTCACTGTGTATTTTCGGTACACGATACAGACGCGGTTTCCTGTAGTGACAATAGATGGTCTATTTAGCCCTAGGTAAATCAATGCTTGGTTTATTTACAAAACAGTCACCCACGGAATATGTGCACTTTTTCATGTACATGCGTGATATTTGATCCGATATTCAAAATGGAGCCAGTGAGGACATGCTCCGGACTAAATAAAGGCATTTGAAATGTCAAAAGAACTTCAATTTTCAACACATTTACATGTCCATGGCCTATATTCACACATAAATTTTTAGAAAAAAGAACTTTTTAGGGACCTATGTATAAAAAAGGTGCTCCAACAGTTGCTTTTTACAGGacgatttttgttttttttatgtAAGACACAACATATGTTTTATTCAACATGTAAAATACATAATATAAAAATAAATTATGTTCTTTTTAGTTTTAAAATTAACTTTTATGAATCTAACTCTTCATCCGGGTGCACATGCTATCGGAAAGCCAAAATGACACCCTcatatttgatggagtatatagtTGCCATGCAAGATATGTGGAGAATAGTCCGTGCTTAAGGTGCTTGTTTTATTAATGGGCAACATTGTATTGCATACGTTGGTAAATAGATGACCTCTTAGAAAGTGTGTAGTTTAGATTTTCTAAATTTAAATGGAACTTTTAATATATCTTTTTGCCCAAAAATAAGTTATATATGATGTTTAACTTACggaagtggtgttttggaacatgagatcatatgctccctctattttgaaatgcatgttacacatattttgaaattAAAAATTTGCACGTACACCTTCACGTGCTAGGTGCTCACAAAGTTTTTTCATGAAAAGTCGACCTGTCGTGTGACGTGTGTTAAAGAGACAAAATCCAATACTAAAACTAAGGCATTTCAGAAGAtaatttttctcttttttacatatacCACACACAAAATTGGTTCCTCTCGAAACTTGACGAACTCACATATATTGCGAAGATGtagatgtagaattttttgtcaaaattatttgacatttcgaaatattattttttggtagagggagcatatgcacctgcGATCTGAATTGAATTTCCGTCAACTTACCTAAGTTTTACCAAGTTTATAGATAATATAGCATCATCTACTATATTAAATAAATATATTATGCACCCGCCACAACTATTGCTGGTGGCACATTGACATACATCGCGCCACCGGACTTACATTCCAGTGGCGTGCCAGAACAAGTACCACACAACCGGTATGTGGGGCCCACCCGATGGTAAAACAAATTGGCTCGGAAATTTATTTTGACGATACTAGTATTTTTATTACCTGTGGCTTGGGAGTTTATGACTAATTTTAATTAGTAAAAGTATGGAGCTTAGTTTATCTATTTTAAAACACATCTAAACTAATAAAAAAAGATAAACAGGGAAATCGTGTGAGGCGACCAGGCCCATGGTGGCGTGGCAGTTGGGCCACACCACTAGCAGCCCTCAGACAACTCAGCACACCATTGTTCGCTCGGAGCCACAACCGCCCATAGAGCAACCGCTGCCCTTGGAGCCACAACCGCCCTTGTAGAAGTCACCATCGCACCAATCATTTTTTTGATAAATggaatatattaatataaaaCAGATACCAACTATAGCCAGtttctgcaacaacgcaacacctTAATGGcaatacggatgcacacaaccaaaaaagagaaaagaaaactaagaaacaaaagtctcaTTATAGTATCTCAtgcctaacaacaacaatacatgCACTACCAAAGCAACACCTAAAATACCGTCGCACCAATAATGTCCCTGTCGATGAGGCGCACATCTCCTCTTCCTCTTTTTTAGTTGTTCTTTTATATGTACATTATTGATTAGGGTTTAGTACATAATTTTTCTAGCTTATTAATTTAGAGATGATATAAGTAGATTATTATTGATGATTTGGATAATTTAGAGATGATATATTTGTAGAAATTAATTAGTAGATGTTTTCATTAGTTTGTTGATTTATACGATTTAGATTACTGTTGATGATTTAGAGATAATATAATTGTAGAATTAGCTCTTGGCGTAAGGCAATTTCATTTTTTATAGTTACTTATAATTAGTTTTACTTGTTATTAAGGCATCGTAAAATGAGATACGAGAGGCGTCTTCATGGTGTGTACAAGAAGACGACTAAAGTGCCCATGTGGGTGCCTTGATCACCGTTTGTGGTCACAAGTGTCATCTTGGCACGTGGATAGACCGAGAGCAAGCGGCTCGCGTCTACGACTGGATGGTGATTTAGAACTATGGGAAAAAGGTGATGCTTATCTTCCTATGGTCGACAATTCACTAATTTCTTTTGGTAAATGATATACTTTTAGATAAAAAATGTAATCTATCTTGCAGAAAAACTAGAAATGTCAAAGATATTTTGGGAACTGTATCAATGTCTATAGTATCATCTATTTATGGAAGGAGCCCCAGTACATAGACAAAAGAAAAACTTGGTGATGCATCTTGAAAAAAATACAAAGGATCTAAAAAACTTGGTGGTCAACTTGAAAAACAATGAAACCTATTTAGTTGGCTATTTTCAAGTGTATAGCCATCTTGTCAAAGTAGAAACTCCAACCACTCTTGTTTTGAGACTCAAACTTTAACTTGCTCGTTCTGTGCATTAGTGCATAGCCATTTTGTAAAAAACTGAACTTTTTCTTCCTCGTACGACCGGACTGGGAAGACAGAAACGAGCAAGGAAACGCTCATCGGTACAAGCACGCCTAGCCTCTGCGGCTCTGCTCCAGGCTCCACCACGGCAACAcccaccctccgccgccgccgccgccgccgccgccgccgccgccgctcatccTCTTCCTCCACTAGCCAATCTCCGGACTACGCCTGCGccattcctcctccgcctccgccacTTCTCCAGCACGCCGATGTCGCGCCTCCTCCCCCTCTTTCgcagctcctcctcctccacctcccggCGCTCAAGATCCTGGTCTGCGGCCGCCTCCTTTGCCGCAGCCACGGAGCGCGTCCGCGCCGGGACGCTCAGCCCGGAGGAGGCACACCAGCTGTTCGACGAATTGCTCCGGCAGGCCACCCCGGTCCCCGAGCGCTCCTTCAACGCCTTCCTCGCTGCACTCGCCCGTGCTCCGTCGTACGACGACCGAAGAATTGGCCCCACTCTCGCCGTCGCACTCTTCAACCGCGTGTGCCGAGAAGATGCCGGCCTGCTGGTGGCGCAGCCCACAGGCTGCACCTATGGCATCCTCATGGACTGCTGCTGCCGCGCACGTCGACCGGACCTAGGGCTTGCCTTCTTCGGCCGCCTCCTCAGAATTGGCCTGAAGATAGACCAGGTCACCGCCAACACCTTCCTCAAGTGCCTGTGCGAGGCAAAGCGGACAGATGAGGCTGTCAACATGCTGCTGCTTCATAGGATGCCCGAGCTTGGCTGTGTGCCTAATGTTATCTCATACAACACGGTTCTGAAGAGGTTATGCGAAGATAGCAGGGCCCAGCAAGCACTTGACCTGCTCCAGATGGTTGCGAGAGAAGGAGGTGGCTGCTCCCCTAACGTGTGGACATATAACACAGTCATCCACGGCTTGTTTAAGGAGGGCGAAATAGGCAAGGCATGCAATCTATTCCATGAAATGAGGCGGCAAGGTGTTGCACCCAATGTGGTTACATATAACTTGGTTATTGATGCGTTGTGCAAGTCCGGAGCAACAGACAAGGCAAAGCTTGTCCTTCGCCAGATGGTTGAGAATGGTGTTCAACCGGATGGAGTGACATATACTTGCATGATCCATGGACATTCCACATCAGGGCGGTGGGGTGAGGCGGCTAAAATGTTCA
This Lolium perenne isolate Kyuss_39 chromosome 1, Kyuss_2.0, whole genome shotgun sequence DNA region includes the following protein-coding sequences:
- the LOC127305812 gene encoding cytochrome P450 89A2; this encodes MDAWRIFLGTALIAIPLILLLRLFRGRRRIPPGPPSVPVLGSVVWLTNSPADIEPILRRLFAQYGPIVSLRIGSRLAIFVADRHLAHTALVERGAALANRPALASARLLGESDNLITRASYGPVWRLLRRNLVAETLHPSRVRLFAPARAWVRRVLAEKLRDDSAAGAAVVETFHYAMFCLLVLMCFGERLDEPAVRAIATAQRDPLIYRSRKMAVFSFLPSVTKHLFRDRLQNVKAMKRRKMELFVPLIDARREYKSRGGEPRRETRFEHSYVDTLLDIKLPEEGDRPLTDDEMVNLCSEFMDAGTDTTSTGLQWIMAELVKNPSIQDTLYKEISATTGDDQEEVSEEDVNKMPYLKAVVLEGLRKHPPAHFVLPHTAAEDTEVGGYLIPKGATINFMVAEMSRDEREWEKPTEFMPERFLPGGAGEGIDVTGNRGIKMMPFGVGRRICAGVGIAMLHLEYFVANMVREFEWQEVPGNEVDFAEKPEFTVVMKKPLRPRLVPRRT